A DNA window from Drosophila sechellia strain sech25 chromosome X, ASM438219v1, whole genome shotgun sequence contains the following coding sequences:
- the LOC6615135 gene encoding small G protein signaling modulator 2: protein MVQGNADGSDYKERLIASVKKEVKQLMEEAVTKKYVHEESSSVTSLCGAVEACLSQGLRRRALGLFKTSSTTALLHKIAKSCPEAEHISKLVQEIEASDPSKRSSSSSDSFQRPPMLKKSSSNSMSTGTNAAASTSSASASISVSASTSSMSLASMKYLWIRLALYEKRLTKIIEYLVSNASSFYDRDSLVADSDYGSILSSLLVGPCALEFTRAKTADHYWTDPHADELVQRHRISSCRRSSSTCSRPAIINFKRSLNTSSDEAGTGSFKSIASASVAKDYVESLHQNAKATLLYGKNNVQVLPKDVAEPMPGYLSLHQHIQTLTIKWTPNQLMNGYTEAEEAEDIDKDAFWAYALNINVDEIVYVHCHQSRGEDSGGTVILVGQDGVQRPPIHFPEGGHMQQFLSCLETGLLPHGQLDPPLWSQRGIGKMFLWPRSMRRRILPSVMESVDETPIDYVFRIVSKSRHEEFAATHSILDFVRSTPRRAQLSSCSTTGSSDCSNKSLSIDQFPLESPLLLQQQQQQQQLLQAQSTSIEMVCSTMRRQIISRAFYGWLAYCRHLSTVRTHLSGLVHGRITPEMKADEEGLTKERWQLLNVNGVLDNATEFYRLVYFGGVQPELRQEVWPYLLGHYAFGSTTEDRKKQDETCKHYYETTMSEWLAVDAIVQQREKEKTARAVAKLSSGSNSGNERTVRAADLEAGGELENEVFEDISDISDPGDLEFDEQQQQQQQAECAVSGNHLTVKPIPRAMKTSTDSGHVDEGESFNELDEPDEEDNKPKQQQDEKNPESENQVPEYRKLEEQINQEPSCSASTASSYETVGPGDVHQRPTSDTRSVLSPEYLSADELQLPDDEEAVRPPPPAAAAVIITKASVDITNWERSPKAAEGDQMSLLEEQAGESGGASVNMDALQQPKSACASPASSNGGVYSSELLEQFGLNLHRIEKDVQRCDRNYWYFANENLDKLRNVISTYVWEHLDVGYMQGMCDLVAPLLVIFDDESLSYSCFCKLMERMIENFPSGGAMDMHFANMRSLIQILDSEMYDLMDSNGDYTHFYFCYRWFLLDFKRELVYDDVFATWEVIWAAKHIASGHFVLFLALALLETYRDIILSNSMDFTDVIKFFNEMAERHNAQSVLQLARSLVLQLQMIIENK from the exons ATGGCTCCGACTACAAGGAGCGGCTGATAGCCAGCGTGAAGAAGGAGGTGAAGCAGCTGATGGAGGAGGCGGTGACCAAGAAGTACGTCCACGAGGAGAGCAGCTCGGTCACCTCGTTGTGCGGCGCCGTGGAGGCCTGCCTGAGCCAGGGCCTCCGGCGGAGGGCGCTGGGTCTGTTCAAGACCTCCTCGACGACGGCGCTGCTGCACAAGATCGCCAAGAGCTGCCCGGAGGCGGAGCACATCAGCAAGCTGGTTCAGGAAATCGAGGCCAGCGATCCCAGCAAGCgctcctccagcagcagcgacagctTCCAGCGGCCGCCGATGCTCAagaagagcagcagcaactcgaTGTCCACCGGCACCAATGCGGCGGCCAGCACGTCCTCCGCGTCCGCTTCCATTAGCGTCAGTGCGAGCACCTCCAGCATGTCCCTGGCCAGCATGAA GTATCTGTGGATTCGGTTGGCTCTCTACGAGAAGCGCCTGACCAAAATCATTGAGTATCTGGTGAGCAATGCCAGCAGCTTCTACGACCGGGACTCCCTGGTGGCCGATTCCGACTACGGATCCATTCTCAGCTCTTTGCTGGTGGGTCCTTGCGCCCTGGAATTCACGCGGGCCAAAACAGCCGATCACTATTGGACCGATCCGCACGCAGATGAACTG GTGCAACGCCACCGGATCAGCTCGTGTCGCCGCTCCTCGTCGACGTGCTCGCGACCGGCGATCATCAACTTTAAGAGGAGCCTGAACACAAGCTCCGACGAGGCGGGCACTGGATCCTTCAAGTCGATCGCCTCGGCCAGTGTGGCCAAGGACTACGTGGAGTCGCTGCATCAGAACGCGAAGGCCACGCTGCTCTATGGCAAGAACAATGTGCAGGTGCTGCCCAAGGATGTGGCCGAACCCATGCCGGGATACCTCAGCCTACATCAGCACATCCAGACGCTGACCATCAAGTGGACGCCCAACCAGCTGATGAACGGCTACACcgaggcggaggaggcggaggacaTCGACAAGGACGCCTTCTGGGCCTACGCCCTGAACATTAACGTGGACGAGATTGTCTACGTCCACTGTCACCAGAGTCGCGGCGAGGACAGCGGCGGCACCGTAATCCTGGTGGGCCAGGACGGCGTCCAGCGGCCGCCGATCCACTTCCCCGAGGGCGGGCACATGCAGCAGTTTCTCAGCTGCCTGGAGACTGGTCTCCTGCCACACGGCCAGCTGGATCCCCCCCTGTGGTCGCAGCGGGGCATCGGCAAGATGTTCCTGTGGCCCCGGAGCATGCGACGCCGCATCCTGCCCTCGGTCATGGAGTCCGTGGACGAGACGCCCATCGACTACGTCTTCCGCATCGTCAGCAAGAGTCGCCACGAAGAGTTCG CTGCCACCCACTCCATCCTGGACTTTGTGCGTAGCACTCCGCGGAGGGCGCAGTTGAGCAGCTGCTCCACCACCGGCAGCAGCGACTGCTCCAACAAGAGCCTCTCCATCGACCAGTTCCCGCTGGAGTCGCCGCTGCTCctccagcaacagcagcaacagcaacagctgctCCAGGCGCAGAGCACCAGCATCGAGATGGTCTGCTCCACGATGCGCCGGCAGATCATCTCCAGGGCCTTCTACGGCTGGCTGGCCTACTGCCGCCACCTCTCCACGGTCCGCACCCACTTGTCCGGTCTAGTGCACGGCAGGATTACCCCTGAGA TGAAAGCCGATGAGGAGGGCCTGACGAAGGAGCGCTGGCAGCTTCTGAATGTGAACGGCGTGCTGGATAATGCGACCGAGTTCTACCGCCTGGTCTATTTCGGGGGCGTCCAGCCGGAGCTGCGGCAGGAGGTGTGGCCGTACCTCTTGGGCCACTACGCCTTCGGCTCCACAACGGAGGATCGCAAGAAGCAGGACGAGACCTGCAAGCACTACTACGAGACCACGATGAGCGAGTGGCTGGCGGTGGACGCCATTGTGCAGCAGAGAGAGAAGGAGAAGACAGCGCGGGCGGTGGCCAAGCTGAGTTCCGGCAGCAACTCCGGCAACGAGAGAACCGTGCGGGCGGCCGACCTCGAAGCCGGTGGCGAACTAGAAAACGAGGTGTTCGAGGACATATCGGACATTTCAGATCCCGGCGATCTGGAGTTCGatgagcagcaacagcagcagcagcaggcggagTGCGCAGTGAGTGGCAATCACCTGACTGTGAAACCCATTCCGAGGGCCATGAAGACCAGCACGGATTCGGGGCACGTGGACGAGGGCGAGAGCTTCAATGAACTGGACGAACCGGATGAGGAGGACAACAAGccgaagcagcagcaggacgaAAAGAATCCAGAGTCGGAGAACCAGGTACCGGAGTACCGGAAGCTGGAGGAACAGATCAATCAGGAGCCCAGCTGCTCGGCATCCACAGCTTCCTCGTACGAGACAGTGGGACCCGGCGATGTGCATCAACGCCCGACCAGCGACACGCGCAGTGTCCTCAGCCCGGAGTACTTGAGTGCCGACGAACTCCAGCTGCCGGACGATGAAGAAGCAGTGAGGCCACCACCACCGGCAGCCGCCGCTGTCATCATCACCAAGGCATCCGTGGACATTACCAACTGGGAGCGCAGTCCAAAGGCGGCAGAGGGCGACCAGATGTCACTCCTTGAGGAGCAGGCTGGAGAATCCGGCGGAGCAAGCGTCAATATGGATGCCCTACAGCAGCCCAAGTCCGCTTGCGCCTCACCAGCTAGCTCCAATGGAGGTGTCTACAGT AGTGAACTCCTGGAGCAGTTCGGGCTGAATCTGCACCGGATCGAGAAGGACGTGCAGCGGTGCGACAGGAACTACTGGTACTTCGCCAACGAGAACCTGGACAAGCTGCGCAACGTGATCTCCACGTACGTGTGGGAGCACCTGGACGTGGGCTACATGCAGGGCATGTGCGACCTGGTGGCTCCCCTCCTGGTCATCTTCGACGACGAGTCGCTCAGCTACAGCTGCTTCTGCAAGCTCATGGAGCGCATGATCGAGAACTTCCCCAGCGGCGGGGCCATGGACATGCACTTCGCCAACATGAG GTCCCTCATCCAGATCCTCGACTCGGAGATGTACGACCTGATGGACTCGAACGGCGACTACACGCACTTCTACTTCTGCTACAGGTGGTTCCTGCTGGACTTCAAGAGGGAGCTCGTCTACGACGACGTCTTCGCCACCTGGGAGGTGATCTGGGCGGCCAAGCACATCGCCTCCGGCCACTTCGTACTCTTCCTGGCCCTGGCCCTGCTGGAGACCTATCGCGACATCATCCTCTCGAACAGCATGGACTTCACCGACGTCATCAAGTTCTTCAATG